A portion of the Carassius carassius chromosome 42, fCarCar2.1, whole genome shotgun sequence genome contains these proteins:
- the LOC132124457 gene encoding tripartite motif-containing protein 16-like: MAEASFSQDEFMCPVCLDLLKDPVTIQCGHSYCKSCITDRWDQEDQMRVYSCPQCRETFSPRPALARNTMLAELVVKLKKRKRPADCDAGDGDVHCDVCTGRKYKAVKSCLICQESYCQTHFDRHEELHSLKPHKVIEATGRLQEMICQKHEKHLEMYCITDQQCICELCTKYEHKNHNTVSAAAQRTEKQKQIKKMRKTFQQREKDLQQLRETVESQKRSAQTAVEDSERIFTELIRSNERRCSELVQLLIPDIRDKEKTAVSRAEGRLERLEQEINDLRRRDAELEQLSHTHHIQFLQSFPSLAAPPESTDINEDPFSYLVSSDGLRESVHQLRDKLEDFCKEELKKISDRVTFTNIVPRTRNDFLQYSRPLTLDLNTAYKRLRLSENNRVITGSRTDQPYPDHPDRFDERSQVLCRESVCGRCYWELEWSGGDYGVGIAVSYKSIKRKGRGYECKFGNNEESWGLECIPPKYYLMHNFIRTDLPVKSISSRIGVFVDHSAGTLSFYSVSDTMSLIHTVQTTFTQPLYPGFRVSRASSVKLC, encoded by the exons ATGGCGGAAGCCAGCTTTTCTCAGGATGAGTTCATGTGTCCAGTGTGTCTGGATCTCCTGAAGGATCCAGTGACCATCCagtgtggacacagttactgtaagagCTGTATTACAGACCGCTGGGATCAGGAAGATCAGATGAGAGTCTACAGCTGCCCTCAGTGCAGAGAGACCTTCAGTCCAAGACCTGCTTTAGCTAGAAACACCATGCTGGCTGAACTGGTGGTGAAACTGAAGAAGAGGAAACGTCCTGCTGACTGTGATGCTGGAGATGGAGATGTGCATTGTGACGTCTGTACTGGAAGAAAATACAAAGCCGTCAAGTCCTGTCTGATATGTCAGGAATCTTACTGTCAAACTCATTTTGACCGTCATGAGGAACTTCATTCACTTAAGCCACACAAAGTGATTGAAGCCACTGGACGACTGCAGGAGATGATCTGCCAGAAACATGAGAAACATTTGGAAATGTACTGTATTACTGACCAACAATGTATTTGTGAGCTGTGTACAAAATATGAGCATAAAAACCACAACACTGTATCAGCCGCAGCACAGAGGACAGAGAAACAG AAACAGATTAAGAAGATGCGGAAGACAttccagcagagagagaaagatcttcagcagctgagagagactgtggagtctcaGAAG cgctctgcacagacagcagtggaggacagtgagaggatctttactgagctCATCCGCTCCAATGAGAGACGCTGTTCTGAGCTGGTACAGCTCTTGATTCCTGATATCAGAGACAAGGAAAAGActgcagtgagtcgagctgaaggacgactggagcgactggagcaggagatcaatgatctgaggagaagagacgctgagctggagcagctttcacacacacatcacatccAGTTCCTGCAG AGTTTCCCGTCTCTCGCAGCACCTCCTGAATCTACAGACATAAATGAAGATCCCTTCAGTTATCTCGTCTCTTCTGATGGTCTGAGAGAATCTGTCCATCAGCTGAGAGACAAACTGGAAGATTTCTGCAAAGAGGAGCTCaagaagatctcagacagag TCACATTCACCAACATTGTTCCCAGAACCAGGAACGACTTCCTACAAT ATTCCCGTCCGCTCACTCTGGATCTAAACACAGCATATAAACGCCTCCGTCTGTCTGAGAACAACAGAGTTATTACTGGCAGTAGAACAGATCAGccatatcctgatcatccagacagatttgatgaGCGGTCtcaggtgttgtgtagagagagtgtgtgtggacgctgttactgggagctgGAGTGGAGTGGCGGTGATTATGGAGTGGGTATAGcagtgtcatataagagcatAAAAAGAAAGGGACGGGGTTATGAGTGTAAGTTTGGAAATAATGAGGAGTCCTGGGGTTTGGAATGCATTCCTCCGAAATACTATTTAATGCACAATTTCATAAGGACTGATCTCCCTGTAAAGTCCATCAGCAGTAGaataggagtgtttgtggatcacagtgcaggaactctgtccttctacagcgtctctgacacaatgagcctcatccacacagtccagaccacattcactcagccgctcTATCCTGGTTTTAGGGTTTCTAGAGCATCATCAGTGAAACTGTGTTGA